Sequence from the Janthinobacterium lividum genome:
GAGACCGACGAGAGTAGCTCCCAACAGGCGCAGGGCGGGATGGGAAATCGGGAATGGCATGGCGTGCTTTCTGGTGCGAGTGGTGATATTGATATGCAATTGCAATCATCTTATCAAATTTCATAGTCAAACTCTGTTTCCTGTGCGTACAGGAACGCCCCCTCTCCGAACGGCATGCTAGAGTCGCGCCTGTTGCTGACGCCCGGGAACGAGGCTTGTGCTGGCGCAAACCCTGTGTAGATGCAGGCTCTGCTCAGCATCTATCTATATGTTCCCCTTGAATAAGCCCTTGAAGTTGACCCTTAGCGTCCCTATAATTAGCACTCGTTAGTAGAGAGTGCTAACAAACTCTTTCGTAGCAATCCTCAGGACATGATGGTGTATGCCGGACAACAGCAGGGAACGCTACGCGGCGGGCGACGCCGCGATGCCACCACTGCCCAGCGCTGGCACGCACCCGATGCCATGGGGTTTGCTTGACCGTTGCGGGCTGCTTTCAACGGCGGTCACTGAAAGCAGGTCTGGCGCTGCGCCAGGCATGTATTCATTTAGCAACACCTATCCATTGAACTTTAAGGAGTTTTGTATGAATCTGCGCCCATTGAACGATCGCGTCATCGTCAAACGCCTCGACCAGGAAACCAAGACTGCGTCCGGCCTCATCATTCCTGATGCAGCTGCTGAAAAACCGGATCAAGGCGAAGTCCTTGCCGTAGGCAATGGCAAGATTCTCGACGACGGCAAAGTGCGTCCTCTGGATGTCAAAGTGGGCGACCGCGTCCTGTTCGGCAAGTACGCCGGCCAAACCGTCAAAGTTGACGGCGATGAGCTGCTGGTCATGCGCGAAGAAGACATCATGGCGATCGTCGTCAAGTAATTGTTTCCACGTTGTAGACAGATACATCCCGAAACTCAGGAGAATTGAACATGGCAGCTAAAGAAGTAGTATTCGGCGACGCAGCGCGCGCCAAGATGGTCGAAGGCGTCAACATCCTCGCCAACGCAGTCAAAGTAACGCTGGGCCCGAAAGGCCGCAACGTGGTCCTGGAGCGCTCGTTCGGCGCCCCTACCGTCACCAAGGATGGTGTCTCGGTAGCGAAAGAAGTTGAACTCAAAGACAAGCTCATGAACATGGGCGCGCAAATGGTCAAGGAAGTTGCTTCCCGCACCAGCGACAACGCCGGCGACGGCACCACCACCGCAACCGTGCTGGCACAAGCCATCGTGCGCGAAGGCATGAAGTTCGTTGCCGCCGGCATGAACCCGATGGACCTGAAGCGCGGTATCGACAAGGCAGTTGCTGCCACCGTCGAAGAACTGGCGAAAATCGCCCGTCCTTGCACCACGACCAAGGAAATCGCCCAGGTTGGCGCGATCTCGGCAAACTCGGACTACTCGATCGGCGAGCGTATCGCTGAAGCGATGGAAAAAGTCGGCAAGGAAGGCGTCATCACCGTTGAAGACGGCAAGTCGCTGAACGACGAGCTGGACATCGTTGAAGGCATGCAGTTCGACCGCGGCTACCTGTCGCCATACTTCATCAACAACCCGGAGAAACAAGTTGCCGTGCTGGACAGCCCATTCGTCCTGCTGTGCGACAAGAAAATCTCGAACATCCGCGACCTGCTGCCGGTACTGGAACAAGTCGCAAAAGCTGGCCGTCCACTGCTGATCATCGCAGAAGACATCGAAGGCGAAGCGCTGGCCACCCTGGTTGTGAACAACATCCGCGGCATCCTGAAAACTTGCGCAGTGAAAGCACCTGGCTTCGGCGACCGCCGTAAAGCCATGCTGGAAGACATCGCTGTCCTGACCGGCGGCCAAGTGATCGCTGAAGAAGTCGGCCTGACCCTGGAAAAAGTGACCCTGGCCGAACTGGGCCAAGCGAAACGCATCGAAGTGGGCAAGGAAAACACCATCGTTATCGATGGCGCCGGCGAAGCAGCTTCGATCGAAGCACGCGTGAAACAAGTGCGCGTACAGATCGAAGAAGCGACCTCGGACTACGACCGTGAAAAACTGCAAGAGCGCGTCGCCAAACTGGCTGGCGGCGTTGCCGTGATCAAGGTTGGCGCAGCCACCGAAGTCGAAATGAAAGAGAAAAAAGCCCGCGTTGAAGATGCACTGCACGCGACCCGCGCTGCCGTGGAAGAAGGCATCGTGCCAGGCGGCGGCGTAGCCCTGCTGCGCGCACGCGCCAACATCACGGTCAAGGGCGACAATCCTGATCAAGACGCTGGTATCAAGATCGTCCTGCGCGCAATGGAAGAGCCACTGCGCATGATCGTGCAAAACGCTGGCGAAGAAGCTTCGGTCGTCGTGGCAGCCGTACTGGCTGGCTCGGGCAACTACGGCTACAACGCTGCCAACGGCACGTATGGCGACATGGTGGAAATGGGTGTCCTGGACCCAGCCAAAGTGACCCGTTCGGCGCTGCAAAACGCCGCTTCGATCGCTTCGCTGATGCTGACGACCGACTGCATGGTCTGCGAAATCGCTGACGACAAAGCAGGCGGCGGCATGGGCGGCGGCATGGGTGGCATGGGCGGCATGGGCGGCATGGACGGCATGATGTAATGTCCGTCGGCCAGTCGCGCAGGCGACGGCGCGACTGGCCGCATACGCAGGGACGGGGCTGGCAGACCAAAAGCTGCCAGCGCCTCCCGGCGGCCCCGAAAGCCACCTTCTACGGAAGGTGGCTTTTTTTCGCCTGTTCATTTGGCAAGCCCGTTAGCAAGCCCGTTTGGCAAGCCCGGCGATTGCCGGGCTGTGCGTTTTGCTTTAGCATGGCCGCCATCGTCCCTCTTTCTCACGCTCACCATCATGCCGCCACGCGCCTCTTCTTCCAAAACCACCATCATCGCCGGCATCCTGGCCGGCTTGCTGGCCGCCGGGCTCGGTGCTTTCTACCTGCATCAGCAGTCCGCGCCGCAGGCAGACAATGCCCCGACCGCGAGCAGCCAGACGGCGGTGCCGGAGCAGAACGCGCGCGCCGTCGATGCGCTGATGGCTTTGCCGGAAATCAAGGCATGGTCGGCGCATATCGAAAAGGCGTCCGGCGGCCGCGCGCACGGCGCCGTGATGGAAACGTCGCCCGAGACGCGTCTCGTCGATGGCGTCGCTTGCTACCAGCTGAGCTTTTTCGAAAGCACGCCCGATGCGGCGCACCGGTGGGAGAGTTTCGTCGTCACGCCCGATGGCAAGCGCATCCTCGTCGACGACATCGTCAGCGGCGACCTGATCAGCCTGGAACAATGGCGCAAGGACAATGCGCCCATGCAGCGCATCGCCACGCAGTAACCCCCCAAGCCAACGCGATGGCCAGGGACACCGGCGTTGCAGCGCAAGCTTTACTTTCTGGCATCGAAGCCCGATACTCGCCCACATGCCCGCCATCACCGTCCGCCCCCTCACGCCAGACGACGCCAGCGCCTACCGCGCGCTGCGCCTGGCCGGCATCGCCGAACTGCCCGCTGCCTTCTGCACCACGCATGCGGCGGAAAGCGGCTTGCCGCTGGCACAGATAGCCGAGCGCCTGCACGCCACCTCCCACCAAATAATATTTGGCGCTTTCGCCAAGGAACAATTGATCGCCATGGCCGGCCTGCGCCGCGAACCGATCGCCGTCGTGCATGACAAGGCCAGCCTGTGGGGCTTGTACGTGGCGCCGCAGGCGCGCGGGCGCGGCGCGGGACGGCAACTGGTGCAGGCCGCCATCGCCCATGCCTGCGCCATTCCCGAGCTGGGCCGCGTGCGCCTGGCCGTGGCACAGGACAACCACGCGGCGCTGACCCTGTACCTGGCTTGCGGTTTTACCCTGCAGGACTGTCCCGCATCGGATGGCATGCTGCAAATGCAGCTGTTGCTGCCCCGCCCGGCGCGTGCAAGTGCCGAAAGTAATGTCTTTATGAAAATCAATACCTTACAAATCCCTGCGAAATAGCGGACAGGCCGTTTTTTCTGTTGCAAGCAAACGCGGCAGGCCTTAGCATCGCGGCTTACAAAAAAAACTTGGGGAGAGCCAATGTCATCGGCCGAGACACAAACCGCCACGGGCAAGATGCCCCGGCAAATACCGTACATCATCGCCAACGAAGGCTGCGAACGCTTCAGCTTTTATGGCATGCGCAACATCCTGACGCCATTCCTCATCAGCACCCTGCTGCTGATGATCCCGATCGACCAGCGCACGGGCGAAGCCAAGCACGTCTTCCACACCTTCGTCATCGGCGTGTATTTCTTCCCGCTGCTGGGCGGCTGGCTGGCCGACCGCTTCTTCGGCAAATACAACACCATCTTCTGGCTCAGCCTCGTGTATTGCGCCGGCCATGCCTGTCTGGCCCTGTTTGAAAACAGCGTCAACGGCTTCTATTTCGGCCTGTTCCTGATCGCCTTCGGTTCCGGCGGCATCAAGCCGCTCGTGGCCTCGTTTGTCGGCGACCAGTTCGACCAGACCAACAAGCACAAGGCCAAGCTGGTGTTCGACCTGTTCTACTGGATCATCAACTTCGGCTCCTTCTTCGCTTCGCTGCTGATGCCGATGTTCCTGCGCGACTACGGTCCATCGATCGCATTCGGCATCCCCGGCCTGATGATGCTGGCCGCCACCATCGTCTTCTGGATGGGCGCCAAGAAATACGTGCACGTGCCGCCGGCACCGCCGAACCCCGATTCGTTCACCCGCGTGGCCCGCACGGCCCTGCTGGCGCGCGTCGACGGCGGTTCGCGTCCCGGCCTGTATGTGGCCTACGTCGGCGTGATCGGCGCCCTGTATGCGTTCTACAGCATTCCCGAATGGGGCTTCGTGATTTCCGCGTGTACGGCGCTGGTATTGCTGCTGGCCTTCGGCAGCATCGGCACGGCCATGCAGCTGGAACGCGCGCGCGGCATCCACCCCGACGAAGCCGTCGAAGGCGTGCGCGCCGTGCTGCGCATCCTCGTCATCTTCGCCCTCGTCACGCCCTTCTTCTCGCTGTTCGACCAGAAGGCTTCGACCTGGATCGTGCAAGCGAACACCATGGAAAAACCAAGCTGGTTCCTGCCGGCGCAGATGCAGGCGTTGAACCCGATGCTGGTGATGCTGCTGATCCCGTTCAACAACCTGGTGCTGTACCCGATGCTCAACCGCTTCGGCCTGGAAGCGACGGCCCTGCGCCGC
This genomic interval carries:
- the groES gene encoding co-chaperone GroES, whose translation is MNLRPLNDRVIVKRLDQETKTASGLIIPDAAAEKPDQGEVLAVGNGKILDDGKVRPLDVKVGDRVLFGKYAGQTVKVDGDELLVMREEDIMAIVVK
- the groL gene encoding chaperonin GroEL (60 kDa chaperone family; promotes refolding of misfolded polypeptides especially under stressful conditions; forms two stacked rings of heptamers to form a barrel-shaped 14mer; ends can be capped by GroES; misfolded proteins enter the barrel where they are refolded when GroES binds); this encodes MAAKEVVFGDAARAKMVEGVNILANAVKVTLGPKGRNVVLERSFGAPTVTKDGVSVAKEVELKDKLMNMGAQMVKEVASRTSDNAGDGTTTATVLAQAIVREGMKFVAAGMNPMDLKRGIDKAVAATVEELAKIARPCTTTKEIAQVGAISANSDYSIGERIAEAMEKVGKEGVITVEDGKSLNDELDIVEGMQFDRGYLSPYFINNPEKQVAVLDSPFVLLCDKKISNIRDLLPVLEQVAKAGRPLLIIAEDIEGEALATLVVNNIRGILKTCAVKAPGFGDRRKAMLEDIAVLTGGQVIAEEVGLTLEKVTLAELGQAKRIEVGKENTIVIDGAGEAASIEARVKQVRVQIEEATSDYDREKLQERVAKLAGGVAVIKVGAATEVEMKEKKARVEDALHATRAAVEEGIVPGGGVALLRARANITVKGDNPDQDAGIKIVLRAMEEPLRMIVQNAGEEASVVVAAVLAGSGNYGYNAANGTYGDMVEMGVLDPAKVTRSALQNAASIASLMLTTDCMVCEIADDKAGGGMGGGMGGMGGMGGMDGMM
- a CDS encoding GNAT family N-acetyltransferase; translation: MPAITVRPLTPDDASAYRALRLAGIAELPAAFCTTHAAESGLPLAQIAERLHATSHQIIFGAFAKEQLIAMAGLRREPIAVVHDKASLWGLYVAPQARGRGAGRQLVQAAIAHACAIPELGRVRLAVAQDNHAALTLYLACGFTLQDCPASDGMLQMQLLLPRPARASAESNVFMKINTLQIPAK
- a CDS encoding oligopeptide:H+ symporter, which codes for MSSAETQTATGKMPRQIPYIIANEGCERFSFYGMRNILTPFLISTLLLMIPIDQRTGEAKHVFHTFVIGVYFFPLLGGWLADRFFGKYNTIFWLSLVYCAGHACLALFENSVNGFYFGLFLIAFGSGGIKPLVASFVGDQFDQTNKHKAKLVFDLFYWIINFGSFFASLLMPMFLRDYGPSIAFGIPGLMMLAATIVFWMGAKKYVHVPPAPPNPDSFTRVARTALLARVDGGSRPGLYVAYVGVIGALYAFYSIPEWGFVISACTALVLLLAFGSIGTAMQLERARGIHPDEAVEGVRAVLRILVIFALVTPFFSLFDQKASTWIVQANTMEKPSWFLPAQMQALNPMLVMLLIPFNNLVLYPMLNRFGLEATALRRMTAGIGFSSLAWIVIGLLQLALDSGNAVSIMWQILPYALLTFGEVLVSATGLEFAYSQAPVSMKGAIMSFWNLSTTVGNLWVLIVNRSVMNEGVIGKIAESGISVTAFQMFFFAAFAAVAMLAFGLYAKRYKMVDNYRQAAIPAKA